One genomic segment of Erysipelotrichaceae bacterium 66202529 includes these proteins:
- a CDS encoding ATP-binding cassette domain-containing protein, with the protein MLEIKNISYTYKGKGNRQILKDINMTFEEGKFYVIVGTSGSGKTTLLSLLAGLDEPQAGQILYAGEDIQKKGLSYHRRHHVSIVFQNYNLIDYMTPYENVRLTKRRAESSVLTSLGLEEDEIKRNVMKLSGGQQQRTALGRSLASDAPIILADEPTGNLDSETADDIIRILKESAFQLNKCVIVVTHSKRLAKAADVIVRLRHGMLYEI; encoded by the coding sequence ATGCTGGAAATAAAAAATATAAGCTACACCTACAAGGGAAAGGGTAATCGTCAAATATTGAAGGATATCAATATGACATTTGAGGAAGGAAAGTTTTATGTGATTGTCGGCACCTCCGGTTCCGGTAAAACGACATTGCTCTCTCTGCTGGCCGGTCTTGATGAACCGCAGGCAGGACAGATTCTGTATGCGGGAGAGGATATTCAGAAAAAGGGACTGAGCTATCATCGAAGACACCATGTTTCCATCGTATTTCAGAATTACAACCTCATTGACTATATGACCCCTTACGAAAATGTACGCCTTACAAAGCGCAGGGCCGAGTCTTCTGTTCTGACCTCTCTGGGACTGGAAGAGGATGAAATTAAACGGAATGTCATGAAGCTTTCTGGAGGACAGCAGCAGCGTACAGCATTGGGAAGATCACTGGCAAGCGATGCACCGATTATTCTTGCCGATGAGCCTACGGGAAATCTGGACAGCGAAACTGCCGATGACATCATTCGCATATTGAAGGAAAGTGCATTCCAGCTGAATAAATGCGTCATTGTTGTCACCCACAGCAAACGTCTGGCAAAGGCCGCGGATGTCATTGTCCGCCTGCGACATGGTATGCTTTATGAAATCTGA
- a CDS encoding FtsX-like permease family protein gives MCRNKRRGGFYMSLFERAWLYITRKRGKTLIMFCILFAMASGILSGISIKKAAQAAMQQARESVGGSFTMNLNYDESNPNVKREDTSNAFGSGAKLENTGPPLTEKIAKQLKGVDGVKAVNGNAVAMLEDNGLNYVKPQKDNNFSFSVGNGDDSAALPNFQLGINMDSALDTMFQNKRIKLTEGRYIKPKEKQKLLMHKDLAKINNLKIGDKVPLKLRDRDRNEKGLPEKDVEVEIVGLFENTSSEQNPISFMMPENNLITDVETGRQLLGMKEFEFESIYCMVKDPKQIDRIVNQVKDLDLDWNQYLLDTNDEQYQQIAGSIENLDEMVTLILYAVFIISCVILTLILSLWIKGRIYETGVLLSLGISKTDIMLQYICELMIIAILAFGLSFLSGKAISQSLGDRMMAQIQQQQENSQTSNSISISGNSIRAGLNNEVDEITELDVSVDVQELLVVYITGTAMIILSVLLSSAAVLRLKPKEILSKMS, from the coding sequence ATGTGCAGGAACAAAAGACGAGGAGGTTTCTATATGAGCTTATTTGAACGTGCATGGCTTTATATAACAAGAAAACGCGGTAAGACGCTGATCATGTTCTGCATACTGTTTGCGATGGCAAGCGGCATACTCAGCGGCATATCCATAAAGAAAGCCGCACAGGCTGCGATGCAGCAGGCAAGAGAGTCGGTGGGTGGAAGCTTTACGATGAATCTAAATTACGATGAAAGCAATCCGAATGTAAAACGGGAGGACACAAGCAACGCATTCGGCTCCGGTGCCAAATTGGAGAATACAGGACCGCCGCTGACAGAAAAAATTGCAAAGCAGCTGAAGGGAGTTGACGGTGTCAAGGCCGTAAATGGCAATGCCGTTGCCATGCTGGAGGACAATGGTCTGAACTATGTGAAGCCGCAGAAGGATAACAATTTCTCTTTTTCCGTAGGCAATGGGGATGATAGTGCTGCACTTCCCAACTTCCAGCTGGGAATCAATATGGATTCCGCACTTGATACGATGTTTCAGAATAAGCGTATCAAGCTGACAGAAGGCCGCTACATTAAGCCCAAAGAAAAGCAAAAGCTGCTTATGCACAAAGACCTTGCTAAGATTAACAATCTGAAAATCGGTGATAAGGTGCCGCTGAAGCTGCGTGATCGTGACCGCAATGAAAAGGGGCTTCCCGAAAAGGATGTAGAGGTGGAAATCGTCGGATTGTTTGAAAACACTTCAAGTGAACAGAACCCCATATCCTTCATGATGCCGGAAAATAATCTGATTACCGATGTAGAAACCGGCAGACAGCTGCTGGGTATGAAGGAATTTGAATTTGAATCCATTTACTGCATGGTAAAGGATCCGAAGCAAATCGACAGAATTGTGAACCAGGTGAAAGACCTCGACCTTGACTGGAATCAATATCTGCTGGATACAAACGATGAACAGTATCAACAGATTGCCGGATCCATCGAAAATCTGGATGAAATGGTCACTTTGATTCTATATGCGGTATTCATTATATCCTGTGTGATTCTGACGCTGATTCTCTCCCTGTGGATCAAGGGAAGAATATACGAAACCGGTGTTCTGTTGTCTCTGGGGATATCAAAGACAGATATCATGCTGCAGTACATCTGTGAACTAATGATCATAGCCATTCTTGCATTTGGTCTTTCCTTTTTATCAGGCAAGGCAATCTCTCAGTCACTCGGTGACCGCATGATGGCACAGATTCAGCAACAGCAGGAAAACAGCCAGACATCCAACAGTATATCAATCAGTGGAAATTCCATACGGGCAGGATTAAATAATGAGGTGGATGAAATCACGGAGCTGGATGTTTCGGTTGATGTACAAGAGCTGCTAGTTGTATATATTACAGGCACCGCTATGATCATCCTATCCGTATTACTGTCCAGTGCAGCTGTACTGCGGCTAAAGCCGAAGGAAATACTTTCCAAAATGAGTTAG
- a CDS encoding HAMP domain-containing protein, with protein MKRMRLFTRTFVYTMLLMSLVILIAHALLYVMLPSEYVKQKKREADELAEVLNKELNGLTEKKLLEKAKTYLEDSEINLNIQLKDKSYMYTSFAILNNSEDGKKDSAVSVQQQEQSVMNKGKSDTSIDKNITSTYSSSISLSSIIGLGNADHSASVLQRDLKITLHDKSIASLTLSMNLQSIQEASRVMFRILPYTLGISILISLLAAYFYARALTKPIQSICYSTKQMEQLLPKARCSVRTQDEIGELAGNINHLYQSLQDTIHSLEQEIHLVSQAEQMKVDFLRSASHELKTPLTSLHVILENMSLQVGKYKDHDTYLLKCQGIVERLSAMIHDILDATSMEGIPHREPVEAYSFIPWLSSIMEPYIRIAKAKGIHVVYEADSTLMIHAQPAQLEKAISNILSNAVSYTEQGCSIYVYLHKTALFVDNECTPIPQEHLVHIMEAFYRPDFSRTKQTGGNGLGLYFVSQILQQLKLSYQFVPYENGMRFIIDLKEA; from the coding sequence ATGAAGAGGATGCGGCTGTTCACCAGAACCTTTGTATATACCATGCTGCTGATGAGTCTGGTCATCCTAATTGCCCATGCACTGCTTTATGTCATGCTGCCAAGTGAGTATGTAAAACAGAAAAAACGGGAAGCTGATGAGCTGGCAGAGGTACTGAACAAGGAGTTGAACGGATTGACGGAGAAGAAGCTGCTGGAAAAGGCTAAGACCTATCTGGAGGATTCTGAAATCAATCTGAACATACAGCTCAAGGATAAATCCTATATGTACACCTCCTTTGCCATTCTCAACAATTCAGAGGATGGTAAAAAGGATTCTGCAGTGTCCGTTCAGCAGCAGGAGCAAAGCGTTATGAACAAGGGAAAATCAGATACAAGCATCGATAAGAACATAACAAGCACGTATTCCTCCAGCATCTCGCTTTCTTCCATCATCGGACTCGGCAATGCAGATCACTCTGCTTCCGTATTACAGCGCGATCTGAAAATCACATTACATGATAAAAGCATTGCATCGCTCACTCTGAGTATGAATCTGCAATCCATTCAAGAAGCAAGCAGAGTGATGTTTCGCATCCTGCCCTATACGCTTGGTATCAGTATTCTGATTTCTCTTTTAGCAGCATATTTCTATGCGCGCGCTTTGACAAAACCGATTCAATCAATTTGTTATTCCACGAAGCAAATGGAACAGCTGCTTCCAAAGGCACGCTGCAGTGTCCGTACTCAGGATGAAATCGGAGAGCTGGCAGGAAACATCAATCACCTGTATCAATCGCTTCAGGATACTATTCATTCTCTGGAACAGGAGATTCATCTCGTTTCACAGGCGGAACAGATGAAGGTAGACTTCCTGCGTTCAGCATCGCATGAACTAAAAACACCGCTGACCAGTCTGCATGTCATTCTAGAAAACATGAGTCTGCAGGTTGGAAAATATAAGGATCATGATACCTATCTATTAAAATGTCAGGGAATCGTTGAGCGTCTTTCCGCAATGATACATGACATACTGGATGCTACTTCCATGGAAGGAATCCCTCATAGGGAACCTGTTGAGGCCTATTCCTTCATCCCATGGCTGTCCTCTATCATGGAGCCTTATATACGAATTGCAAAAGCTAAGGGAATTCACGTTGTATACGAAGCAGACAGTACACTGATGATCCATGCGCAGCCTGCGCAGCTTGAAAAAGCGATTTCCAATATTCTTTCAAACGCTGTCTCCTATACAGAGCAGGGATGCAGTATATATGTCTATCTTCATAAAACCGCTCTCTTTGTGGATAACGAATGTACGCCGATACCACAGGAACATCTCGTTCATATTATGGAAGCCTTTTACCGTCCGGATTTCTCACGAACAAAACAAACAGGAGGAAACGGACTCGGTTTATACTTTGTATCCCAGATTTTACAGCAGCTGAAGCTTTCCTATCAGTTCGTTCCCTATGAAAACGGAATGCGTTTTATCATAGATTTGAAAGAAGCCTAG
- a CDS encoding response regulator, with amino-acid sequence MVKRILLVEDEEDTREAVSEFLSEAGYHVDTARDGEIAMKLLRNNIYDMVVLDIMLPKVNGFVVLNWLRKRSQIPVLMLTAMHDEYTQLMSFDEQADDYIIKPFSLRLLLKRMEALFRRSRAQTSTNLWQYQDIEVDFNGFCAYVRKEPVDLKPKEILLLKLLLDHANQVLTRDQILDYLWKEEAPMDRVVDVYIKNLRKKLQLDCIVTIKGIGYKFEERL; translated from the coding sequence ATGGTAAAACGGATACTGCTTGTTGAGGATGAAGAAGATACAAGAGAGGCGGTTTCAGAATTTTTAAGCGAGGCCGGTTATCACGTTGACACGGCAAGGGATGGGGAAATCGCCATGAAACTACTGCGAAATAATATATATGATATGGTTGTTCTGGATATCATGCTGCCGAAGGTTAACGGCTTTGTTGTTTTAAACTGGCTGAGAAAACGCAGTCAGATACCGGTTTTAATGCTGACAGCCATGCATGATGAGTATACGCAGCTGATGAGCTTTGACGAACAGGCAGATGATTATATAATAAAGCCCTTTTCACTGCGACTTCTTCTAAAACGCATGGAGGCCTTATTCCGCCGATCACGAGCACAGACCAGCACTAATCTCTGGCAGTATCAGGATATCGAGGTTGATTTTAACGGATTTTGTGCATATGTTCGAAAGGAGCCTGTCGATCTGAAACCAAAGGAAATCCTTCTCTTAAAGCTGCTGCTGGATCACGCCAATCAGGTACTCACAAGAGATCAGATTCTTGACTACCTCTGGAAAGAGGAGGCACCGATGGACAGAGTTGTCGACGTATATATTAAAAATCTGCGCAAGAAGCTGCAACTGGATTGCATTGTCACGATAAAGGGAATCGGCTATAAGTTTGAGGAACGCCTATGA
- a CDS encoding HAD-IIB family hydrolase, whose translation MKINAVFFDIDGTFFDHVSGTVLPETLKAVELLQMNGYKVCLCSGRAKEMAEQLGVLQMFSWDGYVGGAGVSIYDEHLELVSESTFTREQTERIFALGKQYDICIQSHGAYEFMTKPLNAYTKQAFEEFHCLVPEVREWRHEALTAISAYEKKGYDWHMFDEIEGIILQHPSDTCVDIMQADINKATGIRKLMDYWGFPRNSYMAFGDSLNDIEMIQEAGYGIVMGNGKEALKPYADLVIGPSNEPVIYETLKDFHMLDKVN comes from the coding sequence TGAGCGGCACAGTTCTGCCAGAAACACTGAAAGCTGTGGAGCTGCTTCAAATGAATGGATATAAGGTATGTCTTTGCAGTGGACGCGCCAAAGAAATGGCAGAGCAGCTCGGTGTCCTGCAGATGTTTTCATGGGATGGGTATGTCGGCGGAGCCGGGGTGAGTATATACGATGAACATCTTGAACTAGTATCGGAAAGTACCTTTACCAGAGAACAGACAGAGCGTATTTTTGCACTCGGCAAGCAGTATGACATCTGCATACAGTCCCATGGTGCATATGAATTTATGACAAAGCCGCTGAATGCATATACAAAGCAGGCCTTTGAGGAATTTCACTGTCTGGTTCCGGAGGTGCGCGAATGGCGGCATGAGGCTTTAACAGCAATCAGTGCCTATGAGAAAAAGGGCTATGACTGGCATATGTTCGATGAAATTGAAGGAATTATTCTGCAGCATCCAAGTGATACCTGCGTTGATATCATGCAGGCTGATATCAATAAGGCGACTGGAATTCGGAAACTGATGGACTACTGGGGCTTCCCTCGTAATTCCTATATGGCATTTGGAGATTCCTTAAATGATATAGAAATGATACAGGAGGCTGGCTACGGCATCGTTATGGGGAATGGAAAAGAAGCATTGAAGCCCTATGCGGATCTGGTAATCGGGCCAAGCAATGAGCCTGTTATTTATGAGACCCTAAAGGATTTTCATATGCTTGATAAGGTGAATTAA